A genomic window from Sulfurospirillum diekertiae includes:
- a CDS encoding glycosyltransferase family 2 protein, translating into MKQCLEALQSFDEIIILDNGSMDDTLQIAQQYPNVKIVKHEFIGFGPLKNLAISYAKNDWIFSIDSDEIATPSLVQEIHALNFDKNTLYAIKRSNFYGMKKMQCCGWDNDFVKRIFHKQSTKFSDDLVHESLLNNGLKIKKLHNELEHYSFKSADELIDKMQKYSSLWAQDKKGKKSASPLQAVIRAFFTFIKFYFLKKGFLNGYEGLVISVSNANGTFYKYIKLYENNK; encoded by the coding sequence ATGAAGCAGTGTCTTGAGGCACTTCAATCGTTTGATGAAATCATCATCTTAGATAATGGTTCGATGGATGATACCTTGCAAATTGCACAACAATACCCTAATGTTAAAATAGTAAAACATGAATTCATTGGCTTTGGTCCTTTAAAAAATCTTGCCATTTCTTACGCCAAGAATGATTGGATTTTTTCGATAGACAGCGATGAAATTGCAACTCCTAGCTTAGTACAAGAAATACACGCTTTAAACTTCGATAAAAACACCCTTTATGCCATCAAAAGATCCAATTTTTACGGCATGAAAAAAATGCAATGTTGTGGCTGGGATAACGATTTTGTCAAACGTATTTTTCATAAACAAAGCACAAAATTTAGTGATGATTTAGTACATGAAAGCCTTTTGAACAATGGTTTAAAAATTAAAAAGCTCCATAATGAGTTGGAACACTACTCTTTTAAAAGTGCTGATGAGCTTATTGATAAAATGCAAAAATACTCATCGCTTTGGGCACAAGATAAAAAAGGCAAGAAAAGTGCATCCCCTCTTCAAGCTGTTATAAGAGCCTTCTTTACTTTTATAAAATTTTATTTTTTAAAAAAAGGATTTTTAAATGGCTATGAAGGACTTGTCATTTCTGTCTCAAATGCCAATGGCACCTTCTACAAATATATCAAGCTCTACGAGAACAACAAATGA
- a CDS encoding glycosyltransferase family 2 protein has protein sequence MMTCSLIITTYNWEEALQQVLSSCATQTRLPDEIIIADDGSSEKTKKVIEKFSHENPTLHIIHSWQEDLGFRASMSRNRAIAKAKGEYIILIDGDICLHQNFIQDHLSFAKKGFFTQGTRVLVEKNLTQKIFQAKKLALNFFSQGIKNRKNTLHSKFLSALFSTQKSHLKGIKTCNLAFFKKDCLAINGFNEDFVGWGREDSEFAVRLLNYGIKRHDIRFHAIAYHLYHPENTRASLPQNDAILKNTIEQKLIWCNNGINKYLKGLDNES, from the coding sequence ATGATGACGTGTAGCCTGATCATTACAACCTACAACTGGGAAGAAGCACTGCAACAGGTTCTTTCCAGTTGCGCGACACAAACACGTCTGCCTGATGAAATCATTATAGCCGATGATGGAAGTTCTGAAAAAACAAAAAAAGTTATCGAAAAATTTTCACACGAAAATCCTACTTTGCATATTATTCATTCGTGGCAAGAAGATCTTGGTTTTCGCGCTTCTATGAGCAGAAACAGAGCTATTGCAAAAGCAAAGGGTGAATATATTATTTTAATTGATGGTGACATCTGCTTGCATCAAAATTTCATTCAAGATCATCTCTCTTTTGCCAAAAAAGGCTTTTTCACCCAAGGCACACGCGTTTTAGTTGAAAAAAACTTGACACAAAAAATATTTCAGGCAAAGAAGCTCGCCTTAAATTTTTTCTCACAAGGCATTAAAAACCGCAAAAACACACTGCATTCGAAATTTTTAAGCGCTCTGTTTTCAACACAAAAGAGCCATCTCAAAGGTATTAAGACCTGCAATTTAGCCTTTTTTAAAAAAGATTGTCTTGCGATCAATGGCTTTAATGAAGATTTTGTTGGCTGGGGAAGAGAAGATAGCGAATTTGCAGTGAGACTTCTCAATTATGGTATCAAAAGACACGATATACGTTTTCATGCTATTGCTTACCATCTCTACCACCCCGAAAATACGAGAGCCAGCCTTCCACAAAATGATGCCATTTTAAAAAATACCATTGAGCAAAAACTCATTTGGTGCAACAATGGAATTAATAAATACCTCAAAGGGCTAGACAATGAAAGTTAG
- a CDS encoding glycosyltransferase: MKVSAFTFIKNGEILGYPFVESIKSILPIVDEFVVNVGQSEDDTLKIIQAIDSPKIRIIESLWNNNMKDRGYVYGQQKMIAQFNCTGDWAFYLEGDEVVHEEDLDKIYACMEKYKDDANVEAIVFDYYHFYGNANSYLWSPAWYRKAPRIIKNSIRSYAPDGLFWLVLDQNKIGRYPKAVECGAKMYHYGWVRSEAQMNLKSEKVQQYWNKGHKTINYADIDGSIVQEFKGTHPKIVQEWLPKEKGVFQADKHHVLTKKEKKHRIMLTLENLFGLELSKKHYKRIK; encoded by the coding sequence ATGAAAGTTAGCGCATTTACGTTCATCAAAAATGGTGAAATACTAGGATACCCTTTTGTAGAATCTATCAAATCTATTTTACCGATTGTCGATGAATTTGTTGTCAATGTCGGACAAAGCGAAGATGATACACTCAAAATTATTCAAGCGATTGATAGCCCTAAAATCAGAATTATAGAGTCTCTCTGGAACAATAACATGAAAGATCGTGGTTATGTTTACGGTCAACAAAAGATGATAGCGCAATTTAATTGCACAGGTGATTGGGCTTTTTACCTTGAAGGTGATGAAGTGGTTCACGAAGAGGATTTAGATAAAATTTACGCATGTATGGAAAAGTATAAAGATGACGCCAATGTCGAAGCGATCGTTTTTGATTACTACCATTTTTATGGCAATGCTAATAGCTATCTTTGGAGCCCTGCATGGTACCGAAAAGCACCTCGCATTATCAAAAACTCCATTCGCAGCTATGCTCCCGATGGGCTTTTTTGGCTTGTTTTAGATCAAAATAAAATAGGCAGATACCCAAAAGCGGTAGAGTGTGGCGCAAAGATGTACCATTATGGATGGGTGCGAAGCGAAGCTCAGATGAATTTAAAAAGCGAAAAAGTACAACAATACTGGAACAAAGGGCATAAAACCATCAACTATGCAGACATCGATGGTAGCATCGTCCAAGAATTCAAAGGCACGCATCCTAAGATTGTACAAGAGTGGTTACCTAAAGAAAAAGGTGTTTTCCAAGCAGATAAACATCATGTTCTGACAAAGAAAGAGAAAAAACACCGCATAATGCTCACATTAGAAAATCTCTTTGGGCTAGAACTCAGTAAAAAACACTACAAACGCATCAAATGA
- the waaF gene encoding lipopolysaccharide heptosyltransferase II, with protein MKLFIELPTWLGDAIMTTPAIENILEHYPDTDITLFGSFVSTEALKMHPNVSRCIVDESKKAFSRFYWLYSLAHTLGAFDIAISFRSSWTSSFLLWCISAKKKFHYQRNLFVGHQVEKYTQFIAKSLHVKTTSLPLKLYQTPFHFEKPTLGINPGATYGSAKRWYPEEFAKVAIHFADRYDIVIFGGPNEMDIAQEVEEQLTKNKITNVTNLAGKTTIQELIQNIAGLSLFVTNDSGPMHVAAAYQIPTVALFGPTRYNETSPWQNPNSFVLSHDLTCAPCMKRECPIKTHECMRGIKAEEVILRLEHHLSLGR; from the coding sequence ATGAAACTTTTTATTGAACTGCCCACATGGCTCGGTGACGCCATCATGACAACACCAGCTATTGAAAACATTCTAGAACACTACCCAGACACAGATATTACACTGTTTGGTTCATTTGTCTCCACGGAGGCACTCAAAATGCATCCAAATGTTTCGCGCTGTATTGTTGATGAGAGTAAAAAAGCATTTTCTAGGTTTTATTGGCTTTATTCACTAGCACATACTTTAGGAGCTTTTGATATAGCGATTAGTTTTAGAAGTTCATGGACATCGTCTTTCTTGCTATGGTGTATTTCAGCAAAAAAGAAATTTCACTATCAAAGAAATCTCTTTGTAGGTCATCAGGTTGAAAAGTACACCCAATTCATAGCCAAATCTTTACATGTAAAGACAACATCACTTCCCTTAAAACTTTATCAAACACCTTTTCACTTTGAAAAACCAACACTGGGAATTAATCCAGGGGCAACGTACGGAAGTGCCAAACGCTGGTATCCAGAAGAGTTTGCTAAAGTGGCGATTCATTTTGCAGACCGTTATGATATTGTCATTTTTGGCGGACCGAATGAAATGGATATTGCACAAGAAGTTGAAGAGCAGCTCACAAAAAATAAAATTACCAATGTCACCAATTTAGCAGGTAAAACGACAATTCAAGAACTCATTCAAAATATTGCAGGACTAAGTCTTTTTGTCACCAATGACAGTGGACCGATGCATGTAGCAGCAGCGTATCAAATCCCAACGGTGGCGCTGTTTGGACCAACACGCTATAACGAAACATCTCCGTGGCAGAATCCCAATAGCTTTGTTCTTTCACACGATCTTACCTGTGCGCCTTGCATGAAACGAGAGTGCCCCATCAAAACACATGAGTGTATGCGGGGCATTAAAGCAGAAGAAGTTATTTTACGCTTAGAGCATCATCTATCGCTTGGCAGATGA
- the gmhA gene encoding D-sedoheptulose 7-phosphate isomerase, which yields MMEMIQREMLAHQAVIAKTIESLQSHIYTACIIATEALKNGHKILLCGNGGSAADAQHIAAELSGRYKSERRGLPGIALTTDTSVLTAVGNDFGFDRIFDRQVEALAREGDVLIGISTSGHSKNVVRALSLARNMGCKTIGLSGRDGGVMNEFCDVNIVVPSDDTPRIQEMHIMIGHIICQAIDDALSVK from the coding sequence ATGATGGAAATGATACAGCGTGAGATGCTTGCACATCAAGCCGTTATCGCAAAAACAATCGAGAGCCTACAAAGTCATATTTACACAGCATGTATTATTGCAACCGAAGCGCTTAAAAACGGGCACAAGATACTTCTGTGTGGCAATGGTGGCAGTGCGGCGGATGCGCAACACATTGCAGCGGAGCTTAGTGGTCGTTATAAGAGCGAACGACGAGGACTTCCTGGCATTGCATTGACTACTGATACATCGGTTCTTACCGCTGTTGGCAATGATTTTGGATTTGATCGTATCTTTGATCGTCAAGTGGAAGCTTTAGCACGTGAGGGAGATGTTCTCATTGGTATATCGACCAGTGGGCACAGTAAAAATGTCGTACGTGCCTTAAGCCTTGCTCGTAATATGGGATGCAAAACGATAGGACTGAGTGGACGCGATGGTGGCGTGATGAATGAATTTTGTGATGTCAATATCGTTGTTCCAAGTGATGATACACCTCGCATTCAAGAGATGCACATTATGATTGGACACATCATCTGCCAAGCGATAGATGATGCTCTAAGCGTAAAATAA
- the rfaE1 gene encoding D-glycero-beta-D-manno-heptose-7-phosphate kinase, with translation MDRLRTYQPSILVIGDLMLDHYLWGKCERISPEAPVQVVDIQNESTVLGGAGNVVNNLLSLGSKVSVLSVVGDDENGKELLCMLETLGADVQGIVKQTGRKTSKKSRVIASHQQVVRYDSESKEDITEASVKALLARCENYLKTVDIIVLSDYGKGVLTQSFTCNVIALAKAHQKRILVDPKGDDYRKYSGATLLTPNKKEASIATKIAIKDDESLQKAGNLLKESLGLDYAIITLSEDGMAIFGENFIKMPTVAREVYDVTGAGDTVLASLGYALSCGLSMKEAASFANKAAAVVVGKLGSATVTLDEIDAYSHSLRGATAESKIKTKTEMVALLKAIKNQKIVFTNGCFDILHVGHVKYLEIAKSFGDILIVGLNADDSIKRLKGQSRPINPLEDRAYILASLESVSYVVPFEEDTPLELISAIQPDILVKGSDYEGKVVVGSDIAKEVRLVQFVEGKSTTKIIQRVRDDKQK, from the coding sequence ATGGATAGATTAAGAACGTATCAGCCTTCCATCTTGGTGATCGGCGATTTAATGCTCGATCACTACCTCTGGGGAAAGTGTGAACGTATCTCTCCTGAAGCTCCTGTTCAAGTGGTGGATATTCAAAATGAAAGCACGGTTTTGGGTGGAGCAGGGAATGTCGTCAACAACCTTTTAAGCTTAGGGTCTAAAGTCAGTGTTTTAAGCGTTGTAGGGGATGATGAGAACGGCAAAGAGCTTCTTTGCATGCTCGAAACTTTGGGTGCAGATGTTCAAGGCATCGTAAAACAAACGGGGCGTAAAACCAGTAAAAAAAGTCGTGTGATTGCTTCGCATCAACAAGTCGTACGTTACGATAGTGAATCCAAAGAGGACATTACGGAAGCTTCTGTTAAGGCTCTTTTAGCGCGATGTGAAAACTATCTTAAGACGGTAGATATTATTGTGCTCTCCGATTATGGTAAAGGTGTTTTAACGCAGAGTTTTACATGTAACGTCATAGCGCTCGCCAAAGCACATCAAAAACGTATTTTAGTAGACCCAAAAGGGGACGATTACCGCAAATACAGTGGCGCGACATTACTAACGCCCAATAAAAAAGAGGCGAGTATTGCTACAAAAATAGCCATCAAAGATGATGAGAGTTTACAAAAAGCAGGAAACTTGCTCAAAGAGAGTTTGGGACTAGACTACGCGATCATCACGCTCTCTGAAGATGGCATGGCTATTTTTGGTGAGAATTTTATCAAAATGCCAACGGTCGCACGCGAAGTCTATGATGTCACGGGTGCGGGTGATACCGTTTTAGCCAGTCTTGGTTACGCACTCTCTTGTGGTCTCAGTATGAAAGAAGCTGCCTCTTTTGCCAATAAAGCTGCAGCCGTTGTTGTGGGAAAACTCGGAAGTGCTACGGTGACATTGGATGAAATCGATGCCTATTCCCACAGCCTTAGAGGCGCTACTGCTGAGAGTAAAATTAAAACCAAAACAGAGATGGTTGCTCTTTTAAAAGCAATCAAAAACCAAAAAATTGTTTTTACCAATGGTTGTTTTGACATTTTACATGTAGGGCATGTGAAGTACCTTGAAATTGCGAAAAGTTTTGGAGATATCCTTATTGTTGGGCTCAATGCCGATGATTCGATCAAACGTCTCAAAGGGCAAAGTCGTCCGATTAATCCACTGGAAGATCGAGCGTATATCTTAGCGAGTTTAGAATCGGTGAGTTATGTCGTTCCTTTTGAAGAAGATACGCCACTGGAGCTTATCTCTGCCATCCAACCCGATATTTTGGTTAAAGGGTCGGATTACGAGGGCAAAGTGGTTGTGGGAAGTGACATTGCCAAAGAGGTACGACTCGTCCAATTTGTTGAAGGTAAAAGTACCACAAAGATCATACAAAGGGTGAGAGATGATAAACAAAAGTGA
- the rfaD gene encoding ADP-glyceromanno-heptose 6-epimerase, with translation MHYSETDFNHKNILITGGAGFIGSNLAFYFQENYPTCNVVVFDLFRSEATFSNGNLKSFGHFKNLLGFKGEVISGDINDDEALKKLSSYRFDYIFHEAAISDTTVLDQGIMVKTNVNAFKAILELAKANHSVVVYASSAATYGDAASPQRVGHEQPQNVYGFSKLSMDHLAREFCAQNPSMSVIGLRYFNVYGPREYFKNTTASMVLQLGIQILSGKTPRLFSGSDKIVRDFIYIDDVVQANIKAASSGKCGVYNVGTGNPRSFQDIADILQKELGTNLGTAYFTNPYRAYQMHTEADISFTCKDLGYAPRVSLEEGIKAYVPEIQRIFKCEVNHG, from the coding sequence ATGCATTACAGCGAAACAGATTTCAATCATAAAAACATTTTAATTACAGGTGGAGCGGGATTTATCGGTAGCAATCTTGCTTTTTATTTTCAAGAAAACTATCCTACATGTAACGTTGTTGTCTTTGATCTTTTTAGAAGTGAAGCCACCTTTTCCAATGGCAACCTCAAGAGTTTTGGGCACTTTAAAAATCTCCTAGGATTCAAAGGTGAAGTCATTAGTGGCGACATCAACGATGACGAAGCACTCAAAAAACTCTCTTCGTATCGCTTTGATTATATTTTTCACGAAGCAGCCATTTCGGATACAACGGTTTTAGATCAAGGTATTATGGTGAAAACCAATGTCAATGCATTTAAAGCTATTTTAGAACTTGCCAAAGCGAACCATTCCGTTGTGGTCTATGCTTCCAGTGCTGCGACGTATGGTGATGCCGCTTCTCCTCAGCGCGTTGGGCATGAGCAACCTCAAAATGTGTACGGGTTTAGTAAACTCTCTATGGATCATTTAGCACGCGAATTTTGTGCGCAAAATCCAAGTATGAGCGTGATAGGGCTACGCTACTTCAATGTCTATGGTCCAAGAGAATACTTTAAAAATACAACGGCTTCGATGGTCTTGCAATTAGGAATTCAGATTTTAAGTGGCAAAACGCCTCGTCTCTTTTCTGGGTCTGATAAAATCGTACGCGATTTTATTTATATCGATGACGTTGTTCAAGCCAATATCAAAGCAGCTTCTTCAGGTAAATGTGGTGTTTATAATGTAGGAACGGGTAATCCTAGAAGTTTTCAAGACATTGCCGACATCTTACAAAAAGAGCTTGGAACTAACTTAGGCACAGCGTATTTTACCAATCCTTACCGTGCGTATCAGATGCACACGGAAGCGGATATCTCCTTTACATGTAAAGATTTGGGCTATGCGCCACGGGTGAGTTTAGAAGAGGGCATTAAAGCCTATGTACCTGAGATTCAACGTATTTTTAAATGCGAAGTGAACCATGGATAG
- the gmhB gene encoding D-glycero-beta-D-manno-heptose 1,7-bisphosphate 7-phosphatase encodes MQKAIFLDRDGVINVDKAYVSKIEDFEFCDGVFETLRHFQSLGYLLIIVTNQSGIGRGYYSEEDFQTLTAWMLKEFLHVNIQIDAIYHCPHAPEANCACRKPRSGMLKAAIAAFDIDVAHSWMIGDKPSDIEAAHGAGITQTILLHPTLSSTQAKYCVNFLLDTINLIKQ; translated from the coding sequence GTGCAAAAAGCAATTTTCTTAGATCGCGATGGCGTCATTAATGTTGACAAAGCCTATGTTTCAAAGATTGAAGATTTTGAGTTTTGTGACGGCGTTTTTGAAACCTTACGTCATTTTCAATCTTTAGGGTATTTGCTGATTATTGTGACCAATCAATCGGGCATTGGGCGAGGCTATTACAGCGAAGAAGATTTTCAAACATTAACCGCGTGGATGCTAAAAGAGTTTTTACATGTAAACATTCAAATCGATGCTATTTACCATTGTCCGCATGCGCCAGAAGCGAACTGTGCGTGTCGCAAACCTCGAAGTGGTATGTTAAAAGCAGCGATTGCAGCGTTTGACATCGATGTGGCACACTCATGGATGATCGGCGATAAACCCAGTGACATTGAAGCCGCACATGGTGCTGGCATTACCCAAACAATTCTGCTTCATCCTACTCTTTCTAGCACTCAAGCTAAATATTGCGTTAATTTTCTTTTGGATACAATTAATCTTATTAAACAATAG
- a CDS encoding tetratricopeptide repeat protein produces MFRSAIALLCLAVALFGATHSVCVTERSDTARAKEAIEAILSTEPNNTECMLQLANIYLKQGKIAQGFEILVDAYSIDPHNVQKSRIATVLPFALKVSNLKQQAAKTNDKDIWNKLGDGYFEMGIFNEASKMYQKSLAVDDMQHMIRLKRALALQKNAQIYTAIEEVQIVLIKEPTHLYANYYMGKFLAYDLRNREEARDFFIRAKASLIAQKDTFGYLEYTNLLSDITKELGE; encoded by the coding sequence TTGTTTCGAAGTGCTATAGCTTTATTATGTTTAGCGGTGGCTCTTTTTGGAGCAACACATAGTGTTTGTGTAACCGAAAGATCCGATACTGCAAGAGCTAAAGAAGCCATTGAAGCCATTTTAAGTACAGAACCAAACAATACAGAGTGTATGCTTCAACTTGCTAATATCTATCTCAAGCAGGGCAAAATTGCTCAAGGATTTGAAATCTTAGTGGATGCGTATTCGATTGATCCGCACAATGTTCAAAAGAGCCGTATTGCTACTGTTCTCCCTTTTGCCCTTAAAGTTTCCAACCTAAAACAACAAGCAGCTAAGACCAATGACAAAGATATTTGGAACAAATTGGGTGATGGTTATTTTGAAATGGGCATTTTCAATGAAGCTTCAAAGATGTACCAAAAAAGTCTTGCTGTGGATGATATGCAACATATGATTCGCCTAAAACGCGCCCTTGCTCTTCAAAAAAATGCACAAATCTATACTGCGATTGAAGAGGTGCAGATTGTCTTGATCAAAGAGCCAACACACCTTTATGCCAACTACTACATGGGAAAATTCTTAGCGTATGATTTGCGTAATCGTGAAGAAGCAAGAGACTTTTTTATAAGAGCAAAAGCTTCTTTGATAGCGCAAAAAGACACGTTTGGCTACCTTGAATACACCAATTTACTCAGTGATATTACCAAAGAGCTTGGAGAATAA
- a CDS encoding c-type cytochrome: MKKVCTILAIAAVSSLMAADGAAIYQSKCFSCHGDKASKAALNKSQIIAGWDAAKITAAVTGYKDGSYGQAMKGVMKPIASGLSDEDLKAVATTIASFK; the protein is encoded by the coding sequence ATGAAAAAAGTTTGTACAATTTTAGCAATTGCAGCAGTATCTAGTTTGATGGCGGCCGATGGCGCAGCAATCTACCAATCAAAATGTTTTTCCTGTCATGGAGACAAAGCTTCTAAAGCGGCATTGAATAAATCTCAAATCATTGCAGGTTGGGATGCTGCAAAAATCACAGCAGCCGTCACAGGTTATAAAGATGGCAGTTATGGTCAAGCAATGAAAGGCGTTATGAAACCTATCGCTTCTGGACTTAGCGATGAAGATCTTAAAGCAGTTGCTACAACTATTGCTTCATTCAAATAA
- the ccoS gene encoding cbb3-type cytochrome oxidase assembly protein CcoS: MDGWIIAMMLGASTLLGAFGLWGLLWGIRSGQFDDHQKFLDGAQFDSEEALNDAVNMERKKAKVLKEKQEREVGYAPPD; encoded by the coding sequence ATGGATGGGTGGATTATTGCGATGATGTTGGGTGCTTCAACACTGCTGGGAGCATTTGGTCTATGGGGTCTGTTGTGGGGAATTCGCAGTGGACAGTTCGATGATCATCAGAAGTTTTTAGATGGCGCACAGTTTGATAGTGAAGAAGCACTGAATGATGCTGTCAATATGGAACGTAAAAAAGCAAAAGTTTTAAAAGAGAAGCAAGAAAGAGAGGTGGGATACGCCCCACCTGATTAA
- a CDS encoding heavy metal translocating P-type ATPase — translation MSKQRCDHCHLEYETSMLLPDTSFNPPKFFCCKGCQGVFHLLSDEGLDTFYTKMGETTLTPPKVTLDDVNRFDLDGFVSKYVKKSKEGFSEIALIIEGIHCSACVWLNEKVLSRQEGIVEVSISYSNHKAKIVWDESLIKLSAIIETIRSIGYNAYPYDPKSGEERATAQRREYYSKLLVGIFATMNVMWIAIAQYAGYFTGMQSNIKNILNFAEFVLATPTLFYTGSVYFKGAYYGIKHRYITMDFLVATGATLTYVFSLYAMFSHNAEVYFDSVTMIVTFVFAGKYLEVLTKKKAVDTLDAFGSSMPTEVTLIKGDEKILTSVESVELGEIIEVRAGDKVAIDGVITEGEGSFDLSRLNGESIPVLAQKGDKILSGSICLDSVIHYQATHTFSSSMFSKLVCLLEDAMNKKPKIEKLANQISGYFSRTILLLAFSTLLFWFYQSGSFEKGLIIAISVIVIACPCALSLATPVATIVGIGLAAKKGILFKEAGFLESMAKCNTLVLDKTGTITKGKPEVVMYEYAYTFDRSLLYALVNSSNHPISQGVARFLNEDETTLHVKSLEQIKTVEAKGVRAVAEGHELLGGNAKMMEEAGIEVFLPHGFESLSHYFFAIDGKLMAIFGLKDALKEGAKESIGALKSLGLEIVMLSGDHAKVTQEIAEEVGIETYKAGLFPHEKAAYIEVLRQKGQKVVMAGDGINDALALSQSEIAIAMGNGADVAVDISDIVLTNDSMQSLYEAFVIARASLRVVKENLSFSLLYNIVTIPLAMSGHVIPLFAALSMSLSSLVVVGNSMRIKNVLKRS, via the coding sequence ATGAGCAAACAACGTTGCGATCATTGTCACTTAGAATACGAAACCTCAATGTTACTACCTGATACAAGTTTTAACCCCCCTAAATTTTTTTGTTGTAAAGGGTGTCAAGGTGTTTTTCACCTTTTAAGCGATGAAGGGCTGGATACTTTTTATACTAAAATGGGAGAGACGACACTTACCCCTCCGAAAGTGACGTTAGACGATGTCAATCGTTTTGATTTGGATGGATTTGTTTCCAAATATGTGAAAAAAAGTAAAGAAGGATTTAGCGAAATAGCACTTATTATAGAAGGAATTCACTGTAGTGCGTGTGTATGGCTTAATGAAAAAGTGCTCTCTAGACAAGAGGGAATCGTTGAAGTTTCGATTAGTTATTCCAATCATAAAGCCAAAATTGTTTGGGATGAATCATTGATTAAACTGTCTGCAATTATTGAAACCATTCGTAGCATTGGGTATAACGCTTATCCTTACGATCCCAAAAGTGGAGAAGAGCGAGCGACGGCACAACGCAGAGAGTATTACTCCAAACTTTTAGTAGGTATCTTTGCAACAATGAATGTGATGTGGATTGCCATTGCGCAATATGCAGGCTATTTCACGGGCATGCAGAGCAATATCAAAAATATTCTCAATTTCGCCGAGTTTGTTCTCGCCACTCCAACGCTGTTTTACACCGGTTCGGTTTATTTTAAAGGGGCGTATTATGGCATCAAACATCGTTATATTACGATGGATTTTCTCGTTGCTACGGGGGCAACACTCACGTATGTTTTTTCTCTCTATGCGATGTTTTCACACAATGCTGAGGTCTATTTTGACTCAGTAACCATGATTGTTACCTTTGTCTTTGCGGGTAAATATTTGGAAGTTTTAACGAAGAAAAAAGCGGTAGACACACTTGATGCCTTTGGAAGTTCCATGCCCACAGAAGTCACTTTGATCAAAGGCGATGAAAAGATTTTAACCAGCGTTGAGTCGGTCGAACTGGGTGAAATCATCGAAGTGCGAGCAGGCGACAAAGTGGCAATCGATGGTGTCATTACTGAAGGTGAAGGCTCTTTTGATCTTTCCCGTCTCAATGGCGAATCCATTCCTGTTTTAGCCCAAAAGGGCGATAAAATTCTGAGTGGTTCTATCTGCTTAGACAGCGTTATTCACTACCAAGCGACCCATACTTTTTCCTCCTCCATGTTTTCCAAGTTGGTCTGTTTGCTTGAAGATGCAATGAATAAAAAGCCTAAAATCGAAAAGCTTGCCAATCAAATTTCGGGGTATTTTTCACGAACTATTTTGCTCTTAGCTTTCTCAACACTATTGTTTTGGTTCTACCAAAGTGGTTCTTTTGAGAAGGGTTTGATTATTGCGATTTCTGTGATTGTGATTGCCTGCCCTTGTGCGCTTAGCCTTGCCACACCTGTAGCAACGATTGTGGGGATTGGGCTTGCTGCAAAAAAAGGGATTTTGTTTAAAGAGGCAGGGTTTTTAGAGAGCATGGCAAAATGCAATACGCTTGTTTTGGATAAGACAGGAACCATTACGAAAGGTAAACCTGAAGTTGTCATGTATGAGTATGCGTACACGTTTGATCGATCTTTGTTATATGCACTTGTCAATTCATCCAATCATCCTATTAGCCAAGGGGTTGCACGTTTTTTAAACGAAGATGAAACTACTTTACATGTAAAGAGTTTGGAGCAGATAAAAACAGTAGAGGCCAAAGGAGTCAGAGCCGTTGCGGAAGGCCATGAGCTTCTGGGTGGCAATGCAAAAATGATGGAGGAAGCGGGCATCGAAGTGTTTTTGCCTCACGGATTTGAATCACTCAGTCATTATTTCTTTGCAATTGATGGCAAACTTATGGCTATATTTGGGCTTAAAGATGCGCTCAAAGAGGGCGCAAAAGAGAGTATAGGGGCACTGAAATCTCTAGGTTTAGAGATCGTCATGCTCAGTGGTGATCATGCTAAAGTAACCCAGGAAATTGCCGAAGAAGTGGGCATTGAGACGTACAAAGCAGGGCTCTTTCCTCATGAAAAAGCTGCGTATATTGAAGTACTTCGTCAAAAAGGTCAAAAAGTAGTGATGGCAGGTGATGGTATTAACGATGCATTAGCGCTTTCTCAAAGTGAAATTGCGATTGCGATGGGGAATGGGGCTGATGTTGCGGTGGATATCAGTGATATTGTTTTGACCAACGATAGTATGCAAAGTTTGTATGAGGCATTTGTGATCGCAAGAGCGAGTTTGCGTGTGGTTAAAGAGAACTTATCTTTTTCGTTGCTGTACAATATTGTTACGATTCCTTTAGCCATGAGTGGGCATGTGATACCTTTGTTTGCAGCGCTTTCCATGTCGCTTAGTTCGTTGGTTGTTGTCGGTAATTCGATGCGCATTAAAAATGTTTTAAAAAGGTCGTAG